Part of the Verrucomicrobiota bacterium genome is shown below.
ATTTTTGTACGAAGTGCATGGCGTCGCACTTGCAGATCGTGAGCCAATCCAAGCCGTCGGCCTCATCAAGTAGCACCTCGTTCTTCTTGAGGTTCTCAGCTCGCGCGCTGTCTTGGCGCCGGAGAGTGGTGCAGAACAGGACGTTCACGCGCGCCAGGTCCGGGCTGGCAATGCGCGAGTTGTTGCTCACAATAACGGCTGGATGGGTGTTCTCGGCTGTAAATCAAACGTTCAGATTTCCCACTGTCGCATGCTATCAATCCGAGGCGTGGCCGCAGCGGTTCTCCAGTTCGCACTCTGACTTGTCTGCGTAGCAGTCGTCAAAAAAGCCTGGCGGGCGGCGCGGAATGGGCTCTGGAAGCAGACAGGGCTGAAGCAAGACCTGCCTGTTATGATGCAGGATGACGATGGTCTCGCCGGCCAAGGCTTCGTCCAGGACTTCGTCGAGCGAGTCTTTGGCTTGATTTACCGAGAGCGTTTTCACATTCGGCATCTTATTTCGCAAAGGCCCATTGGCAAGTGATGAGTTGCATAATGAGGCTTGGGGGCCTTGGGACTACTTCTTTCGATGTTCCCCCTTTTTAATGTTCTTTAATGAACAGGCTCTTGACCATCTTTTCTGAATGGGCCACGCTCCCCAATCGTCACCACATAACATTATGAATGAACCTGCAAACAACTCCACGACTTCTCGACGTGAATTCTTGAAAAGCACCGGCCGTCTGGCCGCGGCTTCCGCCCTCGCAGGTGTGGCGCTCCCACACGTCCACGCGGCGGAGGACAATACCCTGCAAGTCGCGCTGATCGGCGCCGGCGGCCGTGGCAGCGGCGCCGCCGTCAACGCGCTCAACACTTCAAAGCTCGGCCCGATCAAGCTGATTGCGATGGCGGATGTTTTCGAGGACAAGCTCAATGGGAGTTACAACGCCATAAACAAATCGCACTCCAGCCAGGTGGATGTCCCGCGGGACCGGCGGTTCATCGGCTTCGACGGTTATCAGAAAGCGATGGATTGTTTGAAGCCCGGCGACATCGCGATCTTCACCACGCCGCTGGCGTTCCGGTGGGTCCACTTTGCTTATGCCATTCAAAAGCGCCTCAACGTTTTCATGGAAAAGCCGCTCACGGCGGATGGTCCGACTTCGCGGAGGCTGATCCAGCTCGCGGAAGAAGCGTCGGCGAAGAACTTGAAAGCGGGCGTCGGATTGATGTCGCGGCACAGCCGGGCGCTCCAGGAGTTGCACCAACGCATCCAGGACGGCGAAATCGGCGACATCATTTTGATGCGCGGTTACCGGATGCACGGACCGGTCGGGTCGGCTTTTTCGACGAAGTGGCCCGGCGAGCCGAGCGAGTTGCTCTGGCAGATCCGGCGTTTTCATAGCTTTTTGTGGGCCAGCGGCGGGTGCTTCAGCGACTTCTACATCCACATTATCGATCATCTTTGCTGGATGAAGAATGCCTGGCCGGTCAAGGCCCACGCGCTGGGAGGCCGCCACAACAAAGTGAGCAGCGACGGCAGCCCCTTCGTGGATCAGAATTTCGATTCGTATTCGGTGGAGTACACGTTCGCCGACGGCAGCAAGTTCATCATGGACGGCCGTTGCAACGTGGGGGCAAAGGCAATGTATTTGAGCCACGTGCAAGGGAGCAAAGGCATGGCGATTGCCTCGAACAACGGCGACTGCGGCCTGCCGTCCAGCACTTACCGGGGGCAGAATCCAGTTCGCGAAAACCGGCTCTGGGTTTCGGATGTCCCGCCCGACCAACGCGATCCTTACCAGAACGAATGGAACTCGCTCGTCGATGCCATTCGTCATGACCGGCCCTACAACGAAGTCAAACGCGGTGTGGAAGCCAGCGTCACGACCTCATTGGGGCGAATGGCGGCTCACACCGGGCAGGAGATTACTTTCGAGGAATTCCTCAATTCCGAGCACGAATACGCTCCAGGCGCGGACAAACTGACCATGGATTCGCCGGCGTTCTTGAAGGCGGATGCCGATGGCCGATATCCCATCCCGGAGCCGGGCATCAAGAAAGACCAGGAATACTGAGCGGCGCAACGTAGGGCCAGCTTCGTGCGTGTTTGGTGTCTGGTAGGGACGGATTCCACTCCGTCCCTGAATAATCCTTGTGGCGGCCCTTGAACGGTGGCGGACCACGGAAAAACCAGGAGCCTCCGTTGGCCCATCGTCTCTTCCCGGGCGGCAGTCTGCCTCAAGGCCTGATTTGGGACGGAGTGGAATCCGTCCCTACCTCAATGAACACGTACCAAGCTCCCAGCCTGCCCATTTTTTCCTCTGTCTTGCACTTCTGGACAGACTCAACGGCCTCCTGCTTCAGCCCGTTGCTCGCGAGCAAACGCCACGCGCGCACGTGATCGAAAAGGCGGTCCTGCTTCCAATCGCAGAGCTGACCCAGCACTGTCAGGTATTCGTCCAGCTTGGTCCTTTGTTCGCAAACGACCAGGCGCAGTTGGTGGGCAGTCACGCGCCAGGCGGATTCCTCGGAGTGGGCTTTTAACGCATCATACGCTTCGTCGGCGGCCGAATAAGGTCCCCAGCCTGCGGTGAAGGCAATCCGGAAGAGCTGAAGATGGGGTTCATGGAACAAGGTAGGGCGAGTCCGTCCCGGCGAGCCGTTCGACGAACTTGGAACACGTCCAGTCCGGCTCGCTGGGGACAGGCTCGCCCTACCGGGTTCCAGAAGAAGATCATGCGAGGCTGCCAGCCAATTCCAATAACGATCGAACTCGGCCACGCGGCCATGGATGAACAACGCGCGCAGGTAGGTTTCCTGGAGCGGGGCCGTCAGTTTCGATTCGAGCGGCGCCAGCAAGTGGATCAAGTATTCGCTCAACCCATATATCTCAAACACACCCGCCGTTACTTCGAGGTCCACGACATTGGTGTGGGTCAAACGCAGCAACCAGAAAGCCCTGGCCCTTGGAATTGCGGAGGCTCGGCGCTCTCCTGGATTTCCTTCAGGAATCCCCGGTCCAACGCGCGGTCGCCGGGATTGTTTCCCACGGCCATGCTGTAAGCGAGAATCCCTTCCAGGACCTTGCCCAGACGAATCCTTGATCGCGGTGTGTTGCAGAGATTTGGTCTTGCCACCATTCAATTGCGCTGACGCGGACGACCGGGACGAACCCGACAGGCGTCGTGCGCCGAATCCTGGCGAGCACCAGCGTCAACACAACGGGCAAAAGGAGCGCGCCGACAAAACAAGCCTGAACCAAAACGAATGCAAGAGCGGCCGGACGAGCATGCACAGCGCCGGATACCGGAAGAACAGGCTGGCGGTTTTCTCTTTGGTGCATGTGTCCATAGCTGGCCAATGCGCTCGATTGAAAAGAATCGATTCGCTTGTCGACGATTGCAACAGGCAACAGGCAAATTCGCGCTTCCCAAAGAGATATCTTGCGGGTGGATAGCATTTGAAGAAACGGCGTCACCTGGACAAAGGACAAAGCGCGACTACTCCAGAGGTTTGATGCGGTAAAAACCGCACGCCGCGTTTTCGGCCTTAACATGCAAAACTGATGTCGGGTGCTCCAGTCTCAGATTTCTGACCAGCTCCCAATTCTCCAAATCCGCAGACATTTCCAGTCGGTAGCGCTTGCCGACCTCGCCACGGACTTCAAATCTTACCTGACCTTCACTGAATGGTCCCAATGGTTTCAAATGCATCTTTTTCGCAAACGATACCCTCCCGTAAAAATACAAGCACTTCGAGGGTGTGGCGTCCTTGCTCACCAATTCACGGATGACGGGCGTATCTCCCAGACTGAGCATCGTCTCAGCCGAATCCGCTTCCTTTGCGAGGAAATCCAATTCCAGAATCTCAGCTTCTCCTCTTGCGAAAGATTGATTTGGGGCCAGCGCAAGTGCGATTCCGAGCAATCCTTGTTGGACAAGATTTTCATTAACCAGCAAAGACCCGTTTACTGCGCTTGGCCCCAACCGCACACCCTGCAAACCCAATACGCGCGGATCAAATGTAATGCTGAATCCTAGCGCGTTTTCATCGCCTGACGCTCTGAGAATTATGGGAACAGAGAAGGGCGCACCCGAATCCGCCGAGATGCCTCCGATTCGAACCTGACTCATTTCATTTCTCGGAACGACTG
Proteins encoded:
- a CDS encoding type II toxin-antitoxin system Phd/YefM family antitoxin; its protein translation is MPNVKTLSVNQAKDSLDEVLDEALAGETIVILHHNRQVLLQPCLLPEPIPRRPPGFFDDCYADKSECELENRCGHASD
- a CDS encoding Gfo/Idh/MocA family oxidoreductase codes for the protein MNEPANNSTTSRREFLKSTGRLAAASALAGVALPHVHAAEDNTLQVALIGAGGRGSGAAVNALNTSKLGPIKLIAMADVFEDKLNGSYNAINKSHSSQVDVPRDRRFIGFDGYQKAMDCLKPGDIAIFTTPLAFRWVHFAYAIQKRLNVFMEKPLTADGPTSRRLIQLAEEASAKNLKAGVGLMSRHSRALQELHQRIQDGEIGDIILMRGYRMHGPVGSAFSTKWPGEPSELLWQIRRFHSFLWASGGCFSDFYIHIIDHLCWMKNAWPVKAHALGGRHNKVSSDGSPFVDQNFDSYSVEYTFADGSKFIMDGRCNVGAKAMYLSHVQGSKGMAIASNNGDCGLPSSTYRGQNPVRENRLWVSDVPPDQRDPYQNEWNSLVDAIRHDRPYNEVKRGVEASVTTSLGRMAAHTGQEITFEEFLNSEHEYAPGADKLTMDSPAFLKADADGRYPIPEPGIKKDQEY